gtaaaaatatttcacaatataattgttttaaagcatttttaatgtaataaatgaaACCTTGGTGAACACAAGAGACTTAGACCTAGAGTATTTAGTAGACCTAGAGTAATCCTGCATGTCATaaattcaacaaggtgctgggAACATTCCTCACAGATTTTGGTCAATACTGACTTCACATACTTGCATCACATACTTGCTGCAGATCCGTCAGCTACACACGCATGATGTTAATCTGCCGTTCCACAACATCCCAGAGGTGCTctattgagatctggtgactgtggaggccatttgagtataGTGAAAGCTTTGCCATGGTCAAGAAAACAgtttgagatgatttgagctttgtgacatgttATGTTGGAAGTAGCCATCATAAGATGGACACTATGGGCTACGATGTTCATTCAGAGATGCTCTTCTGAATACCTCAGTTTTAACGAGTGGCTATTTGAGTTATTTGTTGCCTTTCTCTCAGCTCGAACCGTTCTCGTCATTCTCTGACATCAACATGGCATTTTTGCCCACAGAACTGCCACTCACTTGATTTTCTTtatttcggaccattctctgtaaaccctagagatggttgtgtgtgaaaatccctgtagatcagcagtttctgaaataCTTGGATgagcctgtctggcaccaacaagcATGCCACATTCCAAGTTACTTAAATCGCCTTTCTTGCCCTTACTGATGCTCTGTTTGCACTTCAGCAGACTGTCTTGACCATTTGTTGCATGCCTAAATGCACTGAGTTGTTGCCATGTGATTGGCCGATTAGATATTTGCCTTTATAAACAATTTAAcatgtgtacctaataaagtgagTGTATGCAGTGGTTAACAGATGCAGAGCCCCCTACAGACAATACTTACAAAATGCCCCTTATGACAAACCCCTCTAAAGAATAGAAGAACTTCTTCATATTACTTCTAAGATTTAGATTTGACTTTAGAAGACAATAGACACCACATGGATGAGAGTCTAGCATAATAATAATGTAGtatgatttattattacattataagcATATAGTGATCACTATTATAGCCATCGCAAAccaatctgaaaaataaaaatgtaaaaacagttaAGAGATGTACTTAAATACTATTTTAGGATtagagaacagaaaaaaaattcagctgtTTCACTCTAACAAATGAATTTGCCtttgaaaaaaagatttttgtagGCTTATGTCATTAGCACCTATCACAATAATAACACAGAACTATCACAAAAGACTGATAATTTATAACttgtaaaaaagtatttttaataatgtcaaaataattatGTTGTGACATTTAATGGTAAAATGCTGCAAAATTGGTCAGACATTGTAACAGTTATTCTTCTAACTTTATTAGGCATTTGGTCTTGAACTTTTCAAGTGACCTAGCATACATATTAACTTTCAGTCTAAGAGTAACCCTCCTCACACATGAAGCGGACTTCCTCCTTTCATTCACTAACCAGAAACAAAGGTGGACTGCAAAACAACCAATTCTAAAAAGCATGAAATCACATCAACACAGAAGAAATAACGTAATTACATgtttcacatttctgcttttaaatcctccaaaaatgcAATTACAAATGCTGTTGACTGAGCTCAACTAAATATTGAAGTTGAAACATTCTTTCACCATAACATGCATTCTGTAGCAGACCTAAAATACTTTGACACAGAAATGGTTGTGGTAAAGTGAAATCAGATCACTCTCTTTGgcaataaaagtatttttaatttttctttctttttttttttttttgttagtgctTGGGTAGTACagcaaaagcatttttaaatgctaaaagGGGCTATAATCAACTgggtacagtacatacataagcAAAACATATTCTCTCAGGGATCCACCAAGAACCACAAGACCAAGACAGAGttcaaaacaataatataaagacggaaaagatataaataactgttaTAACTAAAAGCCACATTTCAAAAGTCTTCTTTCTTTTACAAGACAGAAGAGAACATGAAGCAGGTTAGATATCAACAGTTTCACAATGCTGGATACTCGCACACTGTCATCTTGGCATAAAAAAACCCTGAGTAACCTATGAGATTAagtcacaaaataaattaattcagtcAACTTTGGGATGTGATGTTGTATCTTGAAGATGTGATCACTGGATGTGACTTTCAGGACATGTAATCATCTGCAGTTCACTCAGAATTCAGTGACCATTGGCAGTGGACTTTTGCCCTATCGTCTTCGAATACTTACGGTCTAAATCGAGCAATTCCAGCATTATGGATATAATTTATACtgaaatacatttacatgtaaataagaacaaaaaaaagagaCTACATCGACTGAGCATACTTATGTAGAGAAGtgcagatttattattttttttaattatgaccTTCAAGGGAAAGTCAAATGAAGGTGGAAATGTTAGATATTTATATTGCAAAGAGGCCAGATATGATTAAACAGAATTATTTGATGCCTGCAAGACATCGCTGATCCATTAGTTGGAGTGGCTAGCTAGCTAGCACAttccataaataaataagtgcataAACATGCAGTTTTGttcaaaaagtacataaacaGATATACTGCATTAAAAAATGATTATGACAAAGAACGCTTCAAAAATGAGAAGAGAAACTATTTGTTAAATACAAACAATCCTGACAAAGGTTAGATGTGCACAGGAAGTCAGAATAGAATCCCATTGATTTTATTCAGGCTTaacatttttgaatgtttgaatgtGAATACAATGCTTGCAAAATCATCTCAATcccacaaggtttttttttcttttggctaTGCAATGACATATCTCAAATCATTAGGTCTGTACATGtctgaataatgaattaaaaaatagctttgcatttatttatgtatatatctaCATTCTGAAGCCTGGAACTGCCCAATTTATCTACAGTATATTTAGTCTAGCAACTGAATTTTAAAGTAAGCTAATTTTGTAGGATAAAAAACTAGTTTACCAATGTACTGCATCATCATGTTTTGTTGGATGGTGTGCTCATCAGAGAATGTATGCGGCACTACAGTCTGATTCTAGGTGAGCTGATGGGGTTTGACAGTGGCAGGTGTGAGTGATCCAAACTACTGTTGTTTGCACTCTGCAGGCTGAGGATCCCCTGTCtgaaaaaacacataaaagatAGGGATGGGGAAAgggaaagggagagagaaattttttttattcaataagaTGATACAGTATCTGCAACTGCAGGTGGAGTGCAGTAGAAAGAGAGGGGGATGTATCTTCATCACAGAAGAGTGGCTCACGAAAGCACATTTACACGGACGTATCCTAGGCCTCTGTTGCACCAACAATGTGAATGCAGTCATTAATTAAGATAAAAGCATCAGGGAATCTAAAGTGAATCACCACTCTTTTGTACTGCAGATACATCATTATAACTAAATGCAAGAAACGTCTTTCACCACAGCCTGATCCACCGAAAGAAAATGTGTTATGTCTGAACCAGTTGCTCTGCATGAAGGGGTCATATCACGACAAACCAATTCTCATTCTTAACTGATCTTTCAAAGAAAACCTCAAAACTTCTTTTCAAGTGCAAACATAATTTATAGAAGTTACAGTCTGTAAACCCCAAATATTAACATATCcgattcatgtttatttgtatagcgcttttcacaatacacactgttgcaaagcagcttcatATGACTATACATGGTACTGATTTGCTATTCAGAAACATGACCCATCCAGTCACTATGAAGTGAGTGAAAgggtaaagaaaaaataatttaagattgTTTTGTGTTGAGACAttagtggaaaaaataaaaaataatagaataCTATCAATCAAgataatgtaaatttttttaagtctcttacgctcaccaaggctgaatttgttttataaaaattcaGTGAAAGCAATAATACTGTACAATATTAATAGAACATAAAATagctgtttctattttaatatattttaaaataaaatttattcttgtgatggtaaAGGGAAATTTCTTCACcatcacatgatcctccagaaaaaaataatataatatatatatatatatatatatatatatatatatatattaggactgtcagtcaattaaaatgtttttatctaaTTAAATTACGTGTCGATTAATTAAATCGCAAAATGAAATTGATTGAAAATACCCACAAAAGATTATTTGAAGCTATTTTTGTATTACATGAGTATGAATCAAGTGGACATCAGCtttagaaataaagaaagaacgatttgttcaaaataagattcattcagaaactaaacaccGTTTAGAACAAGGTTATGTTCTCTgaaaaaattgagcaaaaacacataatattgttttaaatataacaatatcAACTTCttatttaatcacatttaatCATAGTGATTTCGCATTTTGAATGAATCGTGTGAACCAGTGATTCAAGGCCCATTCATAAAGTGAGCAGTTTATGTCATTACTGAATGAATAagccgtttgaatgaatcgaATGAGTCAAAGACATTTACTGCCACTTGCTGGCAGATTTAGTTTCTTATGTAGGAGTATCATTAACTctattaaattaatcatttaataaacTATCATTTATCATTTCTCGACGTCACGTCGGTGATTGACGAAAGTGAGATATCGCTTTgctagaccaatctacttcaagtgtaaactaaacgagtcAATTTGCAAATTGCATCCAACTGCTGCTGATCACAAcatgagtataataaggcagcaggtgcaatgcataccagcttttcgcctCGGAGCCGAACATTAGTTTCGTTCttctcaactgtgtctgctgtgaacaaGGAGTTAAGcattcaagatgttgacacagaaacgcatctTCCGGTGTGTCCGTCctcaagattggtttgcagcaattgACCTGAAGGATGCGTAATTTCATGTATCTATCCTTCCAGGCCACAGATCTTTTCTGCGGTTTGTGTTCGAAGGACAGGCATATCAATACGAGGTCCTGCCTttcgggctgtccctgtctccccgtgtATTCATGAAAGTCGAGGAGGCGGTTCTTGTTCCTCTCAGaaagcagggcccattcgagcctttgcattcagttgagctaaagtttctttcattgaaaactcggCTCCTCCTTGCACTGGCCttcatcaagagggtaggggacctgcatgcattttcggtcgacgattggTGCCTAGAGTTTgtgccggctgactcccaggtaatcctgggGCCCTGGCCtgtctacgtgcccaaggttcccactacacccttcaaagaccaagtggtgaacctgcaagcgctgccctggaagaggcagacccagccctggctttgctctttcccgtccgagcattgagatgctatgtagaatggacacaaagcttcaggacctcagaccagctctttgtctgttatggaggccagcagaaggggaatgccgtctctaagcagaggattgcccactggattgtggatgccataaccctgtcTTATCAGGCACAAGGtgtgcccattcaggttgcgagctcactcaactagaagggTTTtatcctcctgggcactggcttgtggcgcctcgctgacagatatttgtagagctgggGGCTGAGCGACCCCTAACACCTTCGCTAAGTTCTATAGCTTTCGTGTAGAGCCAGTATCcttctgtgttctcacctcaaacgagtagtggcactgagaggccctggttagtgttggcttgctaaaactgctccagagtgtccgtactgtagatgctgttgagatcctccatcaccctaggcatgatgaatccgtgagaaccatgaaagaatgggttccatattgagacctaatcGGTACTTgaatgtgtatagtccacggtatagccttagagcccgtgtttccccggcagacttctgccttccaaagagggttttaatcacatcaaatttctccatatacacctaaacggatgctatatgcaTATTTTTATCACATCAAATTTCAAATACACACATCAAATGCGTATTTGCTCCCGAAAACTCCTTTgtgaaggatggggcttccgcagcgtccctgttccaagtggaattggtatgttttcccagtgttatccaatctcacccagtgaggtggtgctttgacaatggtgagtggaactacttgttccaagccccggcctacacctaatagtggcacaggcggctcgcacagggcactggaaggggcagaaCACATGgcctttggtagggatcccaacgtctcggttacgtattttaaccctcgttccctgaatgagggaacggagacatcacgttgccatggttgctgtaccaccgctgagcCTCGGCTCGGTTCCTCAGCGAAAACcttgtatgcattgcacctgctgccttattatactcgcgctgtgatcagcggcagctggatgcaataattgcatgccaatgtgcattggctcgtttagtttacactcaaagtagattggtctatcgaagcgatatcccaatttcgTTGGTGACCGACGTgacatcgagagtgaccgactgaaagggaacgagggttaccatacgtaaccgagacgttttggTTACCAATGACTTTGTATAAACAAAAAATAGATTAGatattttttctcaaattatcttcttttatgttccatagtttATGTTAGGCTGTTGTAGCCTAAATGTTTgtgtgtaatacattttaaagcaccaggcccagattgtgttacaccagcctgtctgaaatcctgtgctgaccagctggcccccatcttcacaaagatcttcaacagatcgctggagctgtgcgaagtcccttcatgcttcaaacgctccaccatcatccccatcccaaagaaacccaaaattacaggactaaatgactacaggcctgtggctttaacatccgtagtcatgaagtcatttgaaaaattggtgctggcccacctgaaggacatcactggacccttgctagatcctcttcagtttgcctacagagcaaacaggtctgtggacgatgcagtaaacattggactgcattatgttctgcaacacctagacagaccggggacctatgtgaggatcctgtttgtggacttcagctcggcttttaacacgatcatgccaaacctcctcctgcccaaactaactcagctctccgtgcccacctccgtctgtcagtggctcaacagcttcctgacagacaggcagcagctagtgaggctgggaaaatacacatccagcacccgtacaatcagcaccggagctccccagggctgcgttctctccccactgctcttctccctgtacactaatgattgcacatctaaggacccctctgtcaagctcctgaagtttgcagacgacaccacaatcatcggcctcattcaggacggtgacgagtctgcttacagacaggaggttaaagagctggctgtctggtgcactctcaacaacctggagcttaacacgctcaaaacagtggagatgactgtggacttcaggagaaaaccccctgcactccccccactcaccatcatgaacagcactgtgactgcagtggagtcattcaggttcctgggcaccactatctctcaggacctgaagtgggacattcacattgactccattgttaaaaaggcccagcagaggttgtacttcctttgccagctgaggaagtttaacctgccacaggatctgctgaaacagttctactccaccatcatcgaatccatcctctgcacttcagtaactgtctggctcagctcagcttctaaatctgacctcagaagactacagagggtagtccggactgctgagcgaattatcggtttaactctcccttctattcaagaactgtacttatccagagtgagcaaaagggctgttaaaatcactctggacccctcacatccagcacactccctctttgaactgttcccatctggtcgacgctacagagcactgagcaccagaacgaccagacacaggaatagtttcttccctcaggcaatccatcttatgaacagctgatacacactgaacacactacactttatatttatatacacatacacttaatttatctaacacacatacttagtatacacttaaattttgcacataatatacatgtacatacataactgcatttttgtaatatacctgcctacaattgtcaatttgtatattgtcattccttatctacttatttgtattttttgtatttttatatccttttattatgtgttttatgttctgtcactgtcattctgttgtactgcggagcttctgtcacgaaaacaaattcctcgtatgtgtaaaaacatacctggcaataaagctcattctgattctgattctgatgttgaatcaaatcaaatatttctAAAGCTACAATCTGTAATGTCCACTTGATACTTTCTcaattaacaacaaaaaaaattgctttaacTTTTTGTGGGTATTTTCACAGTCAAATTAATTTTGCGATTAATCAAagcatcatgtaattaattagaataaatattttattcgACTGATTGCccttatacacacatatacatacacacacacacacagatagatattgtaacaatattaaaatctttactttcacttttgatcaatttaatgcatccttgctcaataaaagtatttatttctttaaaaaaatattaatgataccaaacttttgaatggtactggaTATAATCCCTTTAATAAGACATAAGTCAAGAAACCCCAGTACTAAAGCACTCCAGGATCAAGCTCTAATGTCAGTGTAGACCACAAGTCAGTGCTTGATGGTGTAGATCACTTTGAATGCAAAGTTATAGCAAGATATTATGTATTCAAAACAGGATGCCACATCTATGAGAAGGAAAAGTACTTGACCTACTAAATACCATCAATAACTATTAAGCAAGTTAGTTTAAGCAAAATGGATGGAAGGACCTTGCCCAAAGTTCTCTAATACAGCATGTTACAGTCCATTACTGAGATTTTGAACAAAGGCGTTAATGATATGAAATGAGTGGCTTAGTATAATGTCACAGGGGTGCTGTGGGGATAGGATAGCAGGCAAAAGAagaggaataaggctgagagggACGTGTGAAGGCAAAGGTTAGAATGGACTCATGACATTTCTTTCTTACCTAGAAATGTATGAGGTGAGAATGACTTATGCCACTTATGTCACTAGGGCAGAACAGTTGGTAGAGAACAACCACAATCATCAAACATGCAAATAATCCACAGAAATTCATCCAAAGTAAAACAAAGACAGAAAATTAACAAGGAACGCTGAACAAAGAGACAAtgaagtcatttattttttaaatttcagttccAAGTAATGATCTAAATCCAAACTGACCTTGGAATCTCCCTCCTCTTCATCATCTTCGTCCTCCTCATCTTGGTCctatttcacacaaaaaagagAGTTTGTCTACATAATTGAACATTATATCATATAAAGCATCACTGATTTCATTTGTGAACTTTCATCAAACACTGATTCctcaattttttgtttaaaatgtatacagtGAACTTACCTCCTCTTCACCCTCATCCAGTTCTTCCTCTTCAAACTGCATCAACAGACGCAAACAAATtcatgtatatttcaaataactgcAGCCACTCTGAACCATAGATATCAAAAGGCaagaaacattttgaaattacGTACACTTTCATCATCCTCTAGGGCTTCTCCGGTGAAATACAAAACTGCTCTGGGAACAATTCTTTCCCTGAAGAAATGACCGATTTCAAAGTCTGTGGCTAAAGTGTACTCCGAATCCTCATCCTGTTGAACACAAAGTAAGTGAGCACAACTTTTCTGATCATttgaagataataaaataaaaccctgTCTGATTATTTCTAGTTCTCTGACAAGATTCTCTAAACTTACTAACCACTCATGTCTTTCAGAAGAAATCATGTTAACTGATATCAGGCCAACTAATTGCCTAGCTAGGACGGagttaaagcaaaaaaataaaataaaaaatactcacCAACTCTTTATCTGGtgaaactaaaagaaaaaaaacattggtgaCTTCAAGCAAAAGAGTAGACCTACAGTATTAAATGAGAGAACTACCATTACCATTTCCCCATGTGCAATTCAACCTACTGTTGTCATTCTCCTGTTACCAGCATTCATAAAAGTTCCCATGCACATCTGTCAAGTTACGTACCTTTAATAGGgttgaaaaagttaaaaaaggaGTCATTGGGCACTTGTTTGGTGATGACCCTCGCTGTCCCTCTGCCTTTGTGCTTCTGTTTCTTCTTGATTGTTTTTACCGTCACATCTTTGCCTTTGTGCCAATCAATTTCACACCTGTCAACAGAAGAGATGAATAATGAGAAAGTGTGAAAAGCTGCGGACAATCTGAGCAGGTATTGTTTGAGAAGTGCTCACCCCTCACAGTCGATGATTTCTGGTCCCTCAAATGAAAACGGATCCTCTGCATCTGGCTCCGACTTCATCTTGTACACTTTTGTGAGAACTGTGTTGGTAAAGTATTCATTGGGTTCAAAATGGAACTCTAATGTGAAGCTctgttaaaaaaggaaaaacgaaatgCATGTAAAAGTACAGcagttatgacaaaaaaaaaatcagttcactttaaaatcaacacaaaaccTTCAAATACTGTTCTCACCATGGGCTGATCAGGACCAGAAA
The genomic region above belongs to Carassius carassius chromosome 3, fCarCar2.1, whole genome shotgun sequence and contains:
- the LOC132120977 gene encoding nucleosome assembly protein 1-like 4 isoform X1 is translated as MDADNEAKGKVSDQAMQNPQALAALQDKIDSVSHSASIMDSLPKSVKRRANALKNLQVNSTNIEAKFYKEVHELERKYSALYQPLFDKRRNIVSGEVEPTDEECKWQSDHEDEAALAEDLKKKAALEEKKEDANEEKPKGIPEFWLTIFRSVDMLSDMLQEHDEPILKHLQDIKVIFSGPDQPMSFTLEFHFEPNEYFTNTVLTKVYKMKSEPDAEDPFSFEGPEIIDCEGCEIDWHKGKDVTVKTIKKKQKHKGRGTARVITKQVPNDSFFNFFNPIKVSPDKELDEDSEYTLATDFEIGHFFRERIVPRAVLYFTGEALEDDESFEEEELDEGEEEDQDEEDEDDEEEGDSKTGDPQPAECKQQ
- the LOC132120977 gene encoding nucleosome assembly protein 1-like 4 isoform X2 codes for the protein MDADNEAKGKVSDQAMQNPQALAALQDKIDSVSHSASIMDSLPKSVKRRANALKNLQVNSTNIEAKFYKEVHELERKYSALYQPLFDKRRNIVSGEVEPTDEECKWQSDHEDEAALAEDLKKKAALEEKKEDANEEKPKGIPEFWLTIFRSVDMLSDMLQEHDEPILKHLQDIKVIFSGPDQPMSFTLEFHFEPNEYFTNTVLTKVYKMKSEPDAEDPFSFEGPEIIDCEGCEIDWHKGKDVTVKTIKKKQKHKGRGTARVITKQVPNDSFFNFFNPIKVSPDKELDEDSEYTLATDFEIGHFFRERIVPRAVLYFTGEALEDDESFEEEELDEGEEEDQDEEDEDDEEEGDSKVMA